Proteins encoded within one genomic window of Cucumis sativus cultivar 9930 chromosome 3, Cucumber_9930_V3, whole genome shotgun sequence:
- the LOC101204640 gene encoding nuclear transcription factor Y subunit B-3 → MADSDNDSGGGYQKSPSPREHDRLLPIANVGRIMKKALPGNAKISKDAKETVQECVSEFISFVTGEASDKCHNEKRKTINGDDLLWAMATLGFEDYVDPLKLYLQRFREIEGERTTLASRDSASSAANSAAAGNSGFFDGGGEFGGAGGSGMGMGMTTTMPPNVYGSNGPRWDGPGFSTTGRPR, encoded by the coding sequence ATGGCGGACTCCGACAACGACTCCGGCGGTGGTTACCAGAAATCCCCATCTCCACGTGAACACGACAGACTCCTCCCGATCGCCAACGTCGGCCGGATCATGAAGAAAGCTCTCCCTGGCAACGCCAAGATCTCAAAAGACGCCAAAGAAACCGTTCAAGAATGCGTCTCCGAGTTCATCAGCTTCGTCACCGGTGAAGCATCCGACAAGTGCCACAACGAGAAACGAAAAACAATCAACGGCGACGATTTGCTCTGGGCCATGGCTACCTTAGGGTTCGAAGACTATGTGGATCCTCTCAAGCTTTATCTCCAACGGTTTCGAGAAATTGAAGGCGAGAGGACCACGCTTGCCTCACGTGACTCCGCCTCCTCCGCCGCAAACTCCGCCGCAGCTGGGAATAGTGGGTTTTTCGACGGCGGTGGGGAATTTGGGGGCGCGGGTGGGAGTGGGATGGGGATGGGAATGACGACGACGATGCCTCCAAATGTTTATGGTTCTAATGGGCCGCGTTGGGATGGGCCTGGGTTTAGTACTACCGGTCGGCCCAGGTAG